The following DNA comes from Paramagnetospirillum magnetotacticum MS-1.
CGCCGATCTTGATGCCTCCGACAACTCCAAGCAGGGATACCGAAATTACGACCCAAAGGGCGATGCTCGAACCACCAAGCAGCCCGAATATTCCGGACAGAAGGCAGATCGCCGAAGGAACCAGCATCCCAAGGGATAAGGTTCGGGCATATGAGCCGAGGGTCGTTTCCATGTGGCTGCCTCTGATCAATTTTCTGGCGTGATGGTGAAGATGAAACGGTCATAGCTATCGAATCCCGCCGTTGCTACGGCGTCGTTCAGCATTTTCCATGATCGCTCAAGCCCGACCTTCGAATCTGGATGGCGGCGTTCTTCTTCCAACAGCGAACGGTAAAGCGGCTTGATCGTCTCCAATGCGGCCTTCTCGGGCACCCGTCGATTGGAGTGATATCCGATGATCTGACCGGCAGCGTCGAAGTTCGGGGTGACGTGGGCGAATACCCAGTAGTTGTCACCATTCTTCGCCATGTTGTTCACATAAGCGAATATCTCCCGGCCATCGACAATCGTGTCCCAAAGCAGTTTAAAGACGCATCGCGGCATTTCGGGGTGCCGTATGACCGAATGTGGTTTCCCCATCACCTCGGATTCGGTATAGCCGCTGACCGTCAAAAACACATCGTTGACGTAGGTCAGCCGTCCTTTGGGATCGGTCTTGCTGACGATCAATTCGTCATGAGCAAAAGTTCGCTCGCGACCTGATGGAGTTTTACGGTCACCCGTCATCTCCGACACCTCTCCCAGATTGAATGGACTATGAACGCGGCCTGATGGGCATGCTAAACGGATAAACGAATGTTAAACGATTGTCACAAAGGTATCGCGTCCGATTATGAATTTCGATAGGGTTCTGAGCGGCGACAAGCCGAAGATATTGTGAAATTGGGGGCACAATGAGCCGAGAAAGTGGACACGACCAGTTTGCAGTTTTCGATGAAATTCGCGATGAATTTTTCGATGACGCAATGGAGCGGCTCCGTGCCCTTGAATTCGTTCTGGATAACGGCAGCCATGGCCGGATCACCCGTTCGGAACTGATTGGGAGCTTTCGGCGGCTCGCTCTGTATCTGCGTGGACAGGCGGCAGGATTCGGCTTGAACGCCCTCTGTGCTGTGGCCCACAAGCTCGACGAATATCTTGCGGACGCCCCTGAAACACTGCCTCCGCGAATCTGGGCCGACCTCGAAACCTATATTGATGAGTTATCTAAACAGATTGGTGGTCGCGGCACAGAAATCCAGCCCGATTTCTCCCGGCTCCCACAAAAACTTGCTTCAACACTGGATGATATCGAGATCAGACGCATCGAAGTGATGCTGGTTGCTCCCCATGGGGCACAGTCGCATTTTGTTGAACGTGAACTTCGCCAATGTGGCTACAGAACCTCGGTGGTCCCCGATACCGTCTTGGCGTTGTCAATGGTGGTTCAGACGAAACCAGACCTCATCATCATCTCGGCAGTCATGCCGGGGTTGGACGGAATCGATCTGGCGATAGGGTTGTCGGCCATGCCCTCAACCCGTAACATCGCAATTGCCGTCATTACCAGCCTGGATCGGGACGCCGGTGTGTTGACGCTGTTGCCGAAGAAGGTTCCCGTCATTTTCAAAGGCCCGAACTTCGCGGATGACCTGTTCAAGGCCCTTGATAGCCTGTTTATGATTTAGTCGGGGGCTGCTGCCCGGCTCCTAACTTGGCGGATTTTCCAGTCGGCCGCAGACATCGCAGAAATGGCATTTCTCGTTCATCCACTGCCGAATGCCAGTCAACAAGCATCGATGCGTACCGCATTCCAGCAAGTAGCCGTAACAGGCCATCATGTTGGGAAACTCCATCTCATACAGGATCGGAATTACGGCCTCCCTGATCGCCATGGGTGCTTCGGCTAAGGTGTCGCACATTTCGGATTCCTTCCCCGCCCTACACGGGTCGCCACCATACTAATGGTGTATAAATCATACCTCCGAATAGGTTCTGGTTAAATAACAATTAACGCAGCAATGATCTTTTGCGGTGCAGCGAGGCGATGGTGTTGAAGATTTCGCCATTGAGTAGTTCATCCCGGAGCTTGCCGTTAAATGACTCGCAGTAGCCGTTTTCCCATGGGCTGCCGGGTTCGATAAAGAGCGTCCCCACTTCCAACTTGCCAAGCCATTCTCGCACGGCAATGGCCGTCATTTCCGGGCCGTTGTCGCTGCGAATATGCTTAGGCACAGGCCCAGAGGGCCCTTTACGATAAACCGGATCGCAGAAGGCAAACGTCCGTTCGTGGCACTGACCCGGCATAGCGGACTTTCCCGCTGGATGGCGGTTGCCGTGGGTACAGCGGCCTCCTGCCTCGCCACGACCAACCGGCTGGCCATGACCCAACCCGGACACTCCGCGGCTCCAGAGAGGTGGGCAAGTCAATCTGCGAGCGAGGATATGCCATAGAGCTTCCCAATGCGGATCACCTTAACCTATGGGCGAAAATTGATTGATAGAATGTGGATTGAGCGAAGGTGCCTTTTTGCTTCCCATTCCTCCGTCATAGGTGGCTAAATGATCGTTTAGGATCGGAATCGGTCCTTGACGGGAGGGGCCGATGGTCGATACCGGCAGTCGGTCCGAACCCGGGCTTCAGGGATGCGAAAGCGAGCGCCTTCACCTGTCGGGGGAGATCCAGCCGTTCGGGGCTCTGCTCCGGCTGGATCCTGATGGTCAGGTCAGCCACGCCAGCGCCAATTGCGGCGCGGTGCTTGGTATACCGCCCGAGGCACTGTTAGGCCAGATCCCCGGTCCGTTGCTGGGCGGGCTCGTCGGGCTCGACGAACTGACCCCACTCGGCGGATTTCCCATCCTTCGGACCAAGGCCTTCACCGCCCACGGTGACGCGCTAGACTTGGCGGTCTCGCCCTCAGGCGAGGGTTTGCTGTTGGAATTCGAACCGACCGGCGACTTCAGCGGAACACACTCACTCAAGCTCAAGTCCCTCGAGGCGATACATTTGCTGCACTCCCCGACCGTCCGTGAGCAACCCAATGCCTCGTTCCAAATACTGACCGAGACCATCGCCGACCTGACCGGATATGGCCGCGTGCTGATCTATCGTTTTGCCGATGATTGGAGCGGCGAGGTGGTTGCCGAAACCTTGAGGCGGCCAATGCAATCCTATCAGGGTCTGCACTTTCCCGCCGCCGACATCCCGGTGATCGCCCGAGACCTCTACACACTCAACCGGCAGCGCTACATCCGTGATGCCCTGGCCGGATCGGTGCCAATTCTTGGCTGCGACCCAGCGGACGGAGCGCCCGACCAGACCTTCGGAG
Coding sequences within:
- a CDS encoding PAS domain-containing protein; protein product: MTGDRKTPSGRERTFAHDELIVSKTDPKGRLTYVNDVFLTVSGYTESEVMGKPHSVIRHPEMPRCVFKLLWDTIVDGREIFAYVNNMAKNGDNYWVFAHVTPNFDAAGQIIGYHSNRRVPEKAALETIKPLYRSLLEEERRHPDSKVGLERSWKMLNDAVATAGFDSYDRFIFTITPEN
- a CDS encoding Hpt domain-containing protein; amino-acid sequence: MSRESGHDQFAVFDEIRDEFFDDAMERLRALEFVLDNGSHGRITRSELIGSFRRLALYLRGQAAGFGLNALCAVAHKLDEYLADAPETLPPRIWADLETYIDELSKQIGGRGTEIQPDFSRLPQKLASTLDDIEIRRIEVMLVAPHGAQSHFVERELRQCGYRTSVVPDTVLALSMVVQTKPDLIIISAVMPGLDGIDLAIGLSAMPSTRNIAIAVITSLDRDAGVLTLLPKKVPVIFKGPNFADDLFKALDSLFMI